In Zingiber officinale cultivar Zhangliang chromosome 3B, Zo_v1.1, whole genome shotgun sequence, a single window of DNA contains:
- the LOC121967546 gene encoding calcium/calmodulin-dependent serine/threonine-protein kinase 1-like has protein sequence MGACHGKQIQNPEFQEEESLQIPNARQATPVAGTPQQGKFPFCSPSPLPGSYKNSPANSSVTSSPLRFLKRPFPPPSPAKHIRALLARRYGSVKPNEASIPEGSEVEVGLDKNFGFLKQFFSKFELGEEVGRGHFGYTCSGKVKKGDMKGQEVAIKVIPKAKMTTAISVEDARREVRILSSLAGHKNLVRFYDAYEDEDNVYIVMELCNGGELLERILLSGGKYSEEDAKAVIVQILSVVSFCHLQGVVHRDLKPENFLFTSGDEKSTLKAIDFGLSDFVKPDERLNDIVGSAYYVAPEVLHRCYGTEADMWSVGVIAYILLCGSRPFWARTESGIFRAVLKAEPSFDDPPWPSLSSQAKDFVKKLLNKDYRKRMTAAQALCHPWLWNPEEAKIPLDIMIYKLIRAYICSSSLRKSALRALAKTLKVNQLYYLREQFALLGPNKSGYISLQNLKTALLNDSTEAMKDSKVLDFVNMVSSLQYRKLDFEEFAAAAISVHQMEALDTWEQHARQGYEFFEKDANRPIMIDELASELGLSPSVPIHVVLQDWIRHSDGKLSLLGFVKLLHGVSLRRQC, from the exons ATGGGAGCCTGCCATGGAAAGCAAATACAAAACCCTGAGTTTCAGGAAGAAGAGAGCCTCCAGATCCCTAACGCTAGGCAAGCTACACCGGTTGCAGGAACCCCGCAACAGGGCAAGTTCCCCTTCTGCAGCCCAAGCCCTCTTCCAGGATCTTACAAGAACTCGCCGGCTAACTCCAGCGTGACCTCGTCGCCTCTGCGGTTCCTCAAGCGGCCGTTCCCTCCGCCGTCGCCTGCGAAGCACATCAGGGCTCTCCTCGCTCGTCGGTACGGCTCGGTGAAGCCGAACGAGGCGTCGATTCCGGAGGGCAGCGAGGTCGAAGTGGGATTGGATAAGAACTTTGGATTCTTGAAGCAGTTCTTCTCAAAATTTGAACTTGGGGAGGAGGTCGGGCGTGGGCATTTTGGTTACACATGCTCCGGGAAGGTGAAGAAGGGAGATATGAAGGGGCAGGAGGTTGCCATCAAGGTTATTCCTAAAGCCAAG ATGACAACTGCTATTTCTGTTGAAGATGCACGAAGAGAAGTGAGAATATTAAGTTCTTTGGCAGGACACAAAAATCTAGTACGCTTCTATGATGCATATGAGGATGAAGATAATGTCTATATCGTTATGGA GTTATGCAATGGTGGTGAGTTATTGGAAAGGATTCTATTAAG CGGTGGAAAGTATTCAGAGGAAGATGCAAAAGCTGTAATAGTACAGATATTGAGTGTTGTGTCTTTTTGTCACCTTCAAGGTGTTGTTCATCGAGATCTCAAGCCAGAG AATTTTCTTTTCACATCAGGAGATGAAAAATCCACCTTAAAAGCCATAGACTTTGGTTTGTCCGACTTTGTAAAGCCAG ACGAGAGATTGAATGATATTGTCGGAAGTGCATATTATGTTGCACCTGAAGTTCTTCACAGATGTTATGGAACTGAGGCAGACATGTGGAGTGTTGGCGTAATTGCCTATATTTTACTCTGTGGTAGCCGCCCTTTCTGGGCACGCACAGAATCAGGCATATTTCGAGCTGTTCTGAAAGCAGAGCCAAGCTTTGATGATCCTCCATGGCCGTCTCTATCTTCTCAAGCTAAAGACTTTGTCAAGAAATTGTTGAATAAGGATTACCGTAAGAGAATGACTGCTGCACAAGCTCTCT GTCATCCTTGGTTGTGGAATCCTGAAGAAGCAAAGATTCCCCTAGACATTATGATCTATAAGCTTATAAGAGCTTACATATGTTCTTCTTCTCTAAGGAAATCAGCATTGAGG GCTCTTGCCAAGACCTTGAAGGTAAATCAGCTATATTACCTTCGAGAACAGTTTGCTTTGTTAGGCCCAAACAAGAGTGGCTATATCTCTCTCCAAAACTTAAAGACG GCTTTGTTAAATGATTCAACTGAGGCAATGAAAGATTCAAAGGTTCTTGATTTTGTGAACATG GTGAGCTCTCTTCAATACAGAAAGCTAGACTTTGAAGAGTTTGCTGCTGCAGCCATAAGTGTGCATCAGATGGAGGCACTGGATACCTGGGAGCAGCATGCTCGTCAAGGTTATGAGTTCTTTGAGAAGGATGCAAACAGGCCCATCATGATCGATGAACTTGCATCG GAACTTGGCCTTAGTCCATCAGTTCCAATTCATGTTGTTCTCCAGGATTGGATAAGGCACTCTGATGGAAAATTGAGTCTCTTGGGATTTGTTAAACTTCTTCATGGTGTTTCTTTGCGCAGACAATGCTGA
- the LOC121967547 gene encoding F-box protein At2g32560-like produces the protein MLSFLMSFFPFVLFLSKSFPLPPWRELLSRLLPFLEKCKPIGARKIGALPPPPSMIPRNKCSGQRAENVEEPMETSLLDLPELALECVLEKLPPVGLSAMAAVCSSLRERCRSDHFWENHMREKWGSVIGPAETGEWKRHLASLTDSPGGGFGCEHWIGLLSCIWPISWLTSRIGNGNKLKNSLPADSVMAWYQSLQGGQFWFPAQVYNREHGHVGFMLSCYDAQVRYDCRTDTFLARYPPHGRRTVVTEEGVEWKRLRAPPAGTSAHELHISDCLSKLRPGDHIEIQWRKNKEFPYGWWYGVIGHSESCDGNEHFCHCHLSNSIVLEFNQYTPGSKWRQASIDRKNHREEGNETDGFYGGIRKLESKDEISEWRELWPTDALE, from the exons ATGCTGTCGTTCCTGATGTCATTTTTCCCCTTCGTCCTCTTCCTCTCCAAATCTTTCCCTCTGCCGCCGTGGCGAGAGCTGCTGTCTCGGTTGCTGCCTTTCTTGGAAAAGTGTAAGCCGATTGGCGCGCGAAAAATCGGAGCTTTGCCGCCGCCGCCGTCGATGATTCCCAGGAACAAATGCTCCGGCCAGCGGGCGGAGAACGTGGAGGAGCCGATGGAGACGTCACTCCTGGATCTGCCGGAGTTGGCTCTGGAGTGCGTGCTGGAGAAGCTGCCGCCGGTCGGGCTGTCCGCCATGGCCGCCGTTTGCAGCTCGTTGCGAGAACGGTGCAGGAGCGACCACTTCTGGGAAAATCATATGAGGGAGAAATGGGGGAGTGTGATCGGCCCCGCGGAGACCGGAGAGTGGAAGCGCCACCTGGCATCCTTAACAGACTCTCCCGGCGGCGGCTTCGGCTGCGAGCATTGGATCGGGTTGTTGTCCTGCATCTGGCCGATTTCCTGGCTCACGAGCAGGATTGGCAATGGCAACAAGCTCAAGAACTCTCTACCCGCTGACTCTGTCATGGCTTGGTATCAATCCTTGCAAGGTGGACAGTTCTGGTTCCCTGCTCAGGTTTACAACCGCGAG CATGGGCATGTGGGCTTCATGTTATCATGCTATGATGCTCAAGTTAGATATGATTGCAGGACAGACACTTTTCTTGCAAG GTATCCTCCCCACGGCCGAAGAACAGTAGTGACAGAGGAGGGAGTGGAGTGGAAGAGGCTGAGGGCACCTCCCGCGGGTACTTCTGCTCATGAGCTTCATATCTCCGACTGCTTGAGCAAGTTGCGTCCCGGCGATCACATTGAAATTCAGTGGAGAAAGAACAAGGAGTTTCCATATG GTTGGTGGTATGGAGTTATTGGTCACTCGGAATCTTGTGATGGAAATGAGCATTTTTGCCATTGTCATCTGAGCA ATAGTATCGTCCTCGAATTCAACCAGTACACGCCAGGTTCAAAGTGGCGACAAGCGTCCATTGATCGAAAGAATCACAGGGAAGAAGGCAATGAAACAGATGGATTTTATGGAGGAATCAGGAAATTGGAAAGCAAGGATGAAATATCCGAGTGGAGAGAGCTTTGGCCAACTGATGCTTTGGAGTAG